The following coding sequences lie in one Arabidopsis thaliana chromosome 3, partial sequence genomic window:
- a CDS encoding Pentatricopeptide repeat (PPR) superfamily protein (Pentatricopeptide repeat (PPR) superfamily protein; CONTAINS InterPro DOMAIN/s: Pentatricopeptide repeat (InterPro:IPR002885); BEST Arabidopsis thaliana protein match is: Pentatricopeptide repeat (PPR) superfamily protein (TAIR:AT3G53700.1); Has 58888 Blast hits to 14270 proteins in 310 species: Archae - 10; Bacteria - 38; Metazoa - 658; Fungi - 1156; Plants - 55027; Viruses - 0; Other Eukaryotes - 1999 (source: NCBI BLink).) yields MVVFPKSLSPKHVLKLLKSEKNPRAAFALFDSATRHPGYAHSAVVYHHILRRLSETRMVNHVSRIVELIRSQECKCDEDVALSVIKTYGKNSMPDQALDVFKRMREIFGCEPAIRSYNTLLNAFVEAKQWVKVESLFAYFETAGVAPNLQTYNVLIKMSCKKKEFEKARGFLDWMWKEGFKPDVFSYSTVINDLAKAGKLDDALELFDEMSERGVAPDVTCYNILIDGFLKEKDHKTAMELWDRLLEDSSVYPNVKTHNIMISGLSKCGRVDDCLKIWERMKQNEREKDLYTYSSLIHGLCDAGNVDKAESVFNELDERKASIDVVTYNTMLGGFCRCGKIKESLELWRIMEHKNSVNIVSYNILIKGLLENGKIDEATMIWRLMPAKGYAADKTTYGIFIHGLCVNGYVNKALGVMQEVESSGGHLDVYAYASIIDCLCKKKRLEEASNLVKEMSKHGVELNSHVCNALIGGLIRDSRLGEASFFLREMGKNGCRPTVVSYNILICGLCKAGKFGEASAFVKEMLENGWKPDLKTYSILLCGLCRDRKIDLALELWHQFLQSGLETDVMMHNILIHGLCSVGKLDDAMTVMANMEHRNCTANLVTYNTLMEGFFKVGDSNRATVIWGYMYKMGLQPDIISYNTIMKGLCMCRGVSYAMEFFDDARNHGIFPTVYTWNILVRAVVNR; encoded by the coding sequence ATGGTCGTGTTCCCAAAGTCGCTGTCACCCAAACACGTCCTTAAGCTCTTGAAATCGGAGAAGAACCCGCGTGCGGCTTTTGCTCTATTCGATTCGGCGACTCGCCATCCAGGCTATGCACACTCCGCCGTCGTTTACCACCATATCCTCCGACGTCTCTCGGAGACGCGGATGGTTAATCATGTAAGTCGAATCGTCGAGCTTATTAGGTCACAAGAATGTAAATGCGACGAAGATGTCGCTTTATCGGTTATCAAAACCTACGGAAAGAACTCCATGCCTGATCAAGCTCTAGATGTTTTCAAACGAATGCGAGAGATTTTCGGGTGCGAGCCTGCGATTCGATCTTATAACACTCTACTTAATGCGTTCGTGGAGGCGAAACAATGGGTTAAAGTCGAGTCCTTGTTCGCCTACTTCGAGACTGCTGGAGTGGCGCCAAATCTGCAGACgtataatgttttgattaaaatgtCTTGTAAGAAGAAGGAGTTCGAGAAAGCGAGAGGGTTTCTAGATTGGATGTGGAAAGAGGGGTTTAAGCCTGATGTGTTTAGTTACAGCACTGTGATCAACGATCTTGCTAAAGCTGGGAAATTGGATGATGCACTGGAactgttcgatgaaatgtctgaaagAGGAGTGGCACCTGATGTCACGTGTTATAATATCTTAATTGATGGGTTTCTTAAGGAAAAAGATCACAAGACGGCTATGGAACTGTGGGACAGACTGTTGGAGGACTCTTCTGTTTATCCGAATGTTAAGACTCACAACATCATGATTAGTGGTTTGAGCAAATGCGGAAGAGTAGATGATTGTTTAAAGATATGGgagagaatgaaacaaaatgagcgtgaaaaagatttatatacatatagcAGTTTGATACATGGGCTGTGCGATGCAGGTAATGTTGATAAGGCTGAAAGTGTGTTTAATGAGTTGGACGAAAGGAAAGCCTCGATTGATGTGGTTACATACAATACTATGCTTGGTGGGTTTTGCCGTTGTGGGAAAATTAAGGAGAGTTTGGAGTTGTGGAGAATCATGGAGCACAAGAATTCAGTTAACATAGTGAGTTATAACATTTTGATTAAAGGGTTGTTGGAGAATGGGAAGATCGATGAAGCAACAATGATTTGGAGGCTTATGCCTGCCAAGGGCTATGCAGCTGACAAAACTACTTACGGTATTTTTATTCACGGGTTATGTGTGAATGGTTATGTGAATAAAGCCTTGGGGGTGATGCAAGAGGTGGAGAGCAGTGGTGGGCATCTGGATGTTTATGCATATGCGTCAATTATAGACTGTTTgtgcaaaaagaaaagattagaAGAAGCGTCAAATTTGGTAAAAGAGATGAGTAAGCATGGCGTGGAGCTAAATTCTCATGTCTGTAATGCATTAATAGGTGGTTTAATCCGAGACTCAAGACTTGGTGAGGCTTCCTTTTTTCTGAGAGAGATGGGGAAGAACGGTTGTCGCCCGACTGTTGTATCCTACAACATTCTTATTTGCGGTTTGTGTAAAGCAGGGAAATTTGGTGAAGCATCTGCTTTTGTGAAAGAAATGCTTGAAAACGGATGGAAACCAGATCTGAAAACTTATAGTATACTCTTATGTGGTCTTTGCCGCGACAGGAAGATCGATTTGGCCCTTGAATTGTGGCACCAATTTCTTCAATCGGGACTCGAAACCGATGTGATGATGCATAACATACTAATTCATGGTCTGTGCTCTGTTGGGAAACTTGATGATGCAATGACTGTCATGGCAAATATGGAGCATCGGAATTGCACTGCAAATCTTGTAACCTACAACACCTTGATGGAAGGATTCTTCAAAGTTGGAGATAGCAACAGAGCCACAGTGATTTGGGGTTACATGTACAAGATGGGGTTGCAACCTGATATTATATCCTACAATACTATAATGAAAGGGTTGTGTATGTGCCGCGGAGTGTCGTATGCTATGGAATTCTTTGATGATGCTAGAAACCATGGCATTTTTCCAACTGTTTACACCTGGAACATACTTGTTCGAGCTGTCGTGAATCGCTAA
- the OPS gene encoding LOW protein: UPF0503-like protein, putative (DUF740) (Protein of unknown function (DUF740); FUNCTIONS IN: molecular_function unknown; INVOLVED IN: biological_process unknown; LOCATED IN: plasma membrane; EXPRESSED IN: 17 plant structures; EXPRESSED DURING: 8 growth stages; CONTAINS InterPro DOMAIN/s: Protein of unknown function DUF740 (InterPro:IPR008004); BEST Arabidopsis thaliana protein match is: Protein of unknown function (DUF740) (TAIR:AT5G01170.1); Has 844 Blast hits to 758 proteins in 136 species: Archae - 0; Bacteria - 50; Metazoa - 319; Fungi - 62; Plants - 144; Viruses - 44; Other Eukaryotes - 225 (source: NCBI BLink).) yields the protein MNPATDPVSAAAAALAPPPQPPQPHRLSTSCNRHPEERFTGFCPSCLCERLSVLDQTNNGGSSSSSKKPPTISAAALKALFKPSGNNGVGGVNTNGNGRVKPGFFPELRRTKSFSASKNNEGFSGVFEPQRRSCDVRLRSSLWNLFSQDEQRNLPSNVTGGEIDVEPRKSSVAEPVLEVNDEGEAESDDEELEEEEEEDYVEAGDFEILNDSGELMREKSDEIVEVREEIEEAVKPTKGLSEEELKPIKDYIDLDSQTKKPSVRRSFWSAASVFSKKLQKWRQNQKMKKRRNGGDHRPGSARLPVEKPIGRQLRDTQSEIADYGYGRRSCDTDPRFSLDAGRFSLDAGRFSVDIGRISLDDPRYSFDEPRASWDGSLIGRTMFPPAARAPPPPSMLSVVEDAPPPVHRHVTRADMQFPVEEPAPPPPVVNQTNGVSDPVIIPGGSIQTRDYYTDSSSRRRKSLDRSSSSMRKTAAAVVADMDEPKLSVSSAISIDAYSGSLRDNNNYAVETADNGSFREPAMMIGDRKVNSNDNNKKSRRWGKWSILGLIYRKSVNKYEEEEEEEEDRYRRLNGGMVERSLSESWPELRNGGGGGGGPRMVRSNSNVSWRSSGGGSARKVNGLDRRNKSSRYSPKNGENGMLKFYLPHMKASRRMSGTGGAGGGGGGGWANSHGHSIARSVMRLY from the coding sequence ATGAATCCAGCTACTGACCCAGTCTCCGCCGCCGCAGCTGCTCTTGCTCCGCCTCCACAACCTCCGCAGCCTCACCGTCTCTCTACCTCTTGCAACCGTCACCCAGAAGAGCGGTTCACCGGTTTTTGCCCTTCTTGTCTCTGTGAACGTCTCTCAGTCTTAGATCAGACCAACAATGGcggttcctcttcttcctctaaaaAGCCTCCGACCATCTCTGCTGCGGCTCTCAAGGCTCTCTTTAAGCCTTCCGGAAACAACGGAGTGGGCGGTGTAAATACAAACGGAAACGGCCGGGTTAAACCCGGATTCTTCCCGGAGCTCCGTCGTACGAAATCTTTCTCAGCATCCAAGAACAACGAAGGATTCTCCGGCGTGTTTGAGCCACAACGTAGGTCTTGTGACGTCAGGCTTCGAAGCTCTCTTTGGAACTTGTTTAGCCAAGATGAGCAACGAAACCTTCCAAGCAATGTCACCGGCGGTGAGATTGATGTCGAGCCGAGGAAATCAAGCGTTGCGGAGCCTGTTCTAGAGGTAAACGATGAAGGAGAAGCTGAAAGTGACGACGAAGAACttgaagaggaggaggaggaagactACGTTGAAGCTGGCGACTTTGAGATTCTCAATGATTCCGGCGAACTAATGAGGGAAAAAAGCGACGAGATTGTTGAAGTTAGagaggagattgaagaagcgGTGAAACCAACAAAGGGTTTAAGCGAAGAGGAGTTAAAGCCAATAAAGGATTACATAGATCTTGATTCTCAAACCAAGAAGCCATCGGTACGACGGAGTTTTTGGTCGGCGGCCTCTGTTTTCAGCAAGAAGCTTCAGAAATGGAGGCAGaatcaaaagatgaagaagcggCGTAACGGCGGCGACCATCGGCCAGGATCAGCTAGATTACCGGTGGAGAAACCGATTGGGAGACAGCTCCGGGATACTCAATCGGAGATTGCTGATTACGGATATGGTCGGAGGTCGTGCGATACCGACCCTCGATTCTCTCTAGACGCCGGAAGATTCTCTCTTGACGCCGGTAGATTCTCCGTTGACATCGGTAGGATCTCGCTTGATGATCCTCGTTATTCGTTTGACGAGCCGAGAGCTTCTTGGGACGGGTCTTTGATTGGACGGACAATGTTTCCTCCCGCCGCGAGAGCTCCTCCGCCGCCGTCAATGCTCTCGGTGGTGGAGGATGCGCCGCCGCCGGTGCACCGTCACGTAACCCGAGCGGATATGCAGTTTCCGGTGGAAGAACCGGCGCCACCACCACCGGTGGTTAACCAAACCAACGGTGTGTCAGACCCGGTTATCATACCCGGCGGATCAATCCAAACCCGAGACTACTATACTGACTCATCGTCAAGGAGGCGGAAAAGTCTCGACAGGTCTAGTAGCTCCATGAGGAAAACGGCTGCAGCCGTTGTGGCGGATATGGACGAGCCAAAGCTTTCAGTGTCGTCGGCTATATCAATTGACGCTTACTCAGGATCACTGAGAGATAACAACAACTACGCCGTGGAGACGGCAGATAACGGATCTTTCCGGGAACCGGCGATGATGATCGGCGATAGGAAAGTGAATAGTAACGATAATAACAAGAAGTCGAGACGGTGGGGGAAGTGGAGCATTTTAGGACTTATTTACAGGAAGAGTGTTAACAAGtatgaggaagaggaggaggaggaagaggataGGTATAGGAGATTAAACGGTGGAATGGTGGAGAGATCGTTATCGGAGTCATGGCCGGAGCTGAGgaatggaggaggaggaggaggagggcCGAGGATGGTGAGGAGTAATAGCAATGTGAGCTGGAGGAGTTCCGGAGGTGGATCAGCGAGGAAAGTCAACGGATTGGATAGGAGGAATAAGAGTTCAAGGTACTCACCTAAGAATGGGGAAAACGGAATGTTGAAGTTTTACTTGCCACATATGAAAGCTAGTCGGAGAATGAGCGGTACAGGAGGAGCAGGAGGTGGCGGCGGCGGAGGGTGGGCGAATAGTCACGGGCATTCTATAGCGAGGAGTGTAATGAGGCTGTATTGA
- a CDS encoding Transducin/WD40 repeat-like superfamily protein: protein MLMSYGMLIKKSVDLKVQKCFALSASSRLIACACSKGMVQLFTPETLDYAGTIQFSDAKSSNTENLSQSPEPKNIESSPGIFPDAVACQFSTTDKLVVIYGNRSLYVWDVDDVNKPTRCSMMISHSAGIWDIKNLSCGNMHSPTAACVARGCSEGVSFTTCSEDGTIRLWDLAFQVNPLEANASSNPSESSTQGIMHLASAGIFERDLVETCGSKFGFRALAVSEDGKYLAAGDCGGNLHIYDLQESEYTCFMDAHEAEIQSLSFSFPVLTNVDSENASSLLASGGKGRAIHIYDVKRNFDPVGSVCGSAAVTSVKFACNGRKMLTSGADRLQMFDVNRKASSVRLSPSHTQTLSHGTIYDVAVDPTSGLVVTVGQDKKINIFDIESGKLVRSFKQDRDHGDPVKVILDPSCNYLVCSYSNRTICFVDFVTGELVAQATGHGEAVTGVIFLPDCKHIISVASDGCIFVWKLPLRMATRIIRAVNENGRLTVAQLEKFKQIAVDLEEDNPNDASCSANYKPVEENADQMQQRSPWTSSFKFSVSRLPKWAQAKVETSDIATNCQDSISNQKHEDKSMANTIDNAEECSSVNLEYQTPKQGSRTENACLGSLSKSSNDTETSGLQGDDPSNRKEKTRWNTIYNVCLDLLNTPNIQASFIKQQKPENFCTKHSAGQGDMFKQFDNSLSIIDNVEAEKSSQQRRYSSQFVLRRDYIGGTKQFTRTPSQKSGYKTLRSIQEHIPLDTVNDQSSHSSEEHPEQDKTSSEVFHDTLADESLQERITSCRQALHGLNTAAAVFVQSISELSTASPRDQISGELRAQLFDEAALMIPDVSHKVSEIVAKIMLEHKNRTSDRMLSN, encoded by the exons GttcaaaaatgttttgctCTATCTGCATCCAGTCGATTGATAGCCTGCGCTTGCAGCAAGGGAATGGTCCAGCTATTTACGCCTGAAACTTTAGATTATGCTGGCACAATCCAGTTTTCAGATGCTAAAAGCAGCAACACTGAAAATCTGTCTCAATCACCAGAACCCAAAAATATAGAATCTTCGCCTGGTATCTTCCCGGACGCAGTTGCTTGTCAGTTTTCTACCACAGATAAGCTCG TTGTCATCTATGGGAATCGTAGTCTCTATGTTTGGGATGTGGATGATGTGAACAAG CCTACTAGGTGCTCCATGATGATATCACACTCTGCCGGAATTTGGGATATCAAAAACCTCTCTTGTGGAAATATGCACAGTCCAACAGCTGCATGTGTAGCCAGGGGATGCAGTGAAGGGGTTTCCTTCACTACATGTTCTGAAGATGGAACCATCAGGTTGTGGGATCTTGCTTTCCAAGTGAATCCGTTAGAAGCCAATGCAAGCAGCAATCCCTCAGAATCTTCAACACAGGGGATTATGCATTTAG CTAGCGCTGGCATTTTTGAACGTGATCTCGTTGAGACATGTGGTAGCAAATTTGGGTTTCGGGCACTGGCTGTAAGTGAAGATGGAAAGTACTTAGCAGCTGGTGACTGTGGAGGGAaccttcatatatatgatctgCAAGAATCAGAATATACATGCTTTATG GATGCTCATGAAGCAGAAATTCAGTCATTGAGCTTTAGCTTTCCTGTACTGACAAACGTTGATTCTGAAAATGCCTCAAGCTTGCTTGCTTCTGGTGGAAAGGGCCGCGCAATTCACATTTATGATGTCAAAAG GAACTTTGATCCCGTTGGGAGTGTTTGTGGTTCAGCTGCTGTAACTTCTGTTAAATTCGCATGCAATGGCCGGAAAATGTTAACTTCTGGTGCAGATAG GTTGCAGATGTTTGACGTTAACAGAAAAGCAAGTAGTGTGCGTCTTTCACCTTCTCATACTCAAACTCTCTCTCATGGAACGATCTATGATGTGGCTGTAGATCCAACATCAGGACTTGTTGTCACAGTGGGACAG GATAAGAAGATAAACATATTTGACATAGAAAGTGGAAAGCTTGTCAGATCATTCAAGCAAGACCGAGACCATGGAGATCCCGTAAAG GTCATTTTGGACCCAAGCTGCAACTACTTGGTATGCTCCTACTCTAACAGGACAATTTGCTTTGTGGACTTTGTCACCGGAGAGCTGGTTGCTCAGGCCACAGGACATGGTGAAGCTGTGACTGGTGTTATTTTCCTACCTGATTGCAAACATATCATATCA GTTGCAAGTGACGGCTGTATTTTTGTCTGGAAACTTCCTTTGCGAATGGCTACTCGTATTATACGGGCAGTAAATGAAAATGGCAGGTTAACTGTGGCCCAACTGGAAAAGTTCAAGCAAATTGCGGTTGATTTGGAGGAAGACAATCCAAATGATGCATCATGTTCTGCAAACTATAAGCCAGTAGAGGAGAACGCAGATCAGATGCAGCAACGCTCCCCATGGACATCCTCATTTAAGTTCAGCGTTTCTCGGCTTCCTAAATGGGCTCAAGCTAAAGTGGAAACATCTGATATTGCTACCAATTGTCAAGATTCCATTTCAAACCAG AAACATGAAGATAAAAGTATGGCAAATACTATTGACAATGCTGAAGAATGCTCTTCTGTGAATCTTGAATACCAAACTCCCAAGCAAGGTTCAAGAACCGAAAATGCATGCCTTGGAAGCCTGTCCAAAAGCTCCAACGATACTGAAACTTCAGGGCTTCAAGGAGATGATCCTAG CAAtaggaaagaaaaaacccGTTGGAACACTATCTACAACGTGTGTTTGGATCTTCTAAATACTCCAAACATCCAAGCATCTTTCATTAAACAACAGAAACCTGAAAATTTCTGCACCAAACATTCTGCCGGGCAGGGGGACATGTTCAAACAGTTTGATAACAGTTTGTCAATAATAGACAAT GTCGAGGCCGAAAAATCATCGCAGCAAAGAAGATATTCGTCTCAGTTTGTCCTAAGAAGAGACTACATTGGCGGAACTAAACAATTTACGCGTACACCCTCCCAAAAATCAGGGTACAAGACTTTGAGGTCGATCCAAGAACATATCCCTCTTGATACGGTGAATGATCAATCTTCACATAGTTCAGAAGAACATCCTGAGCAG GACAAGACGTCTTCAGAAGTATTCCACGATACACTTGCAGACGAGTCACTTCAAGAAAGGATAACTTCTTGCCGTCAAGCGTTACACGGTTTAAACACTGCTGCTGCGGTTTTCGTCCAGTCAATATCGGAATTATCTACAGCTTCTCCTCGGGATCAAATCTCAGGTGAACTTAGAGCTCAGTTGTTTGATGAAGCAGCTTTAATGATTCCAGATGTGTCTCATAAAGTTAGCGAAATTGTTGCCAAGATAATGCTTGAGCACAAAAATAGAACTAGTGATAGAATGTTGTCCAATTAG